The genomic stretch atttcagagtatttgtacgtatgtacttatcgtctgctgtatgatcgaatatcgaataggtaataatcgttgttacccgttatgtgagaaaaaattatgtatattcacaactatgactattgcattttaggcgcttggccatggatcgctgcattaggttttcgtaatccccgaaacccagacaaaccactatggaagtgcggaggttccctgatatcggctaggcatgttttgaccgcagcacattgtgcacatatggatggaatagaaaacatacacaatcataatattgccattcttagattggtggaggaggtgccattttcgagtaagtcctcaaatatatatatatatatatgctattgagtattactgaagtatcatatcctgaaatttcttactgtacacatatattgtgtcataaagcgtgtataattctttctcatacttttggtcattcgtttcctgcattttcatttatttttttatttttcagggtacgtatatcccatttgtacgaaagagcccctacgaaagagcaacttcgtcggctataacccccttgttgctggatggggagcattaagatatagtaagtgatatcaattttataataaaattaaatagttccagtcttaaatatctttcttattttcttcgtaggacgaccacgacgtaatgcattaatggaagtacaaatgccagtgattaagaacgccgaatgcaaaatagcttattccaaatttcctaatgcacctgatatcactgatggtataatatgcgccgaacatgctcagggtggagaggattcttgtacggtaattaagttacagagttactacaaactatacggtatctgaagacacgtcgattcgaattaacatcaaatcgacgtcttaaacattaaaaataatagataaacacaatttaatagttttgcccacttctcacacctcgttatggtatttaatctaatttccttctaatcttagttttgctcaaaatacatataacatgtacgttataaattggagtatttcaatacacaaatcaatagaagattattactgtatataagtataatttcaatacaattcgatcgatatatttcagtatctttgattaaaaatttaacgatcctttcaggctgaccgcggcggaccactgctgatacaacatgaattaacctcgtatttaataggtattgtgtcttatgcttataagtgcggcacagctgggtatcccagcgtttacactagggtcacatcgtaccttgacttcattctccaagcgatgcaataatatgatattactgttccataaatatcattgtgtaaaaaacgtaaagttggattttcttattgtggagataagaaacagctcaaatttacattgttttgtacgttacaaattataggcttaaaatgtacgaaatgtaactttgaaacgacactaattttttacgcacgataaacctccacgacttaggtatgtaaagatgataaacgtgtattaattctattaatttggtaataataaaccaactttctgagaagttctgtaaatttcgtttctgttgtatcaagagaataatggaatattccacttagatcgtatacttcttgtacgtacgtacaaaattttccggctaatctaaaacacttcataagatagagagcttctggaaattcggacacagagagtgcataaaatacaagataagtctcgtgtctttcaaaattattttttattcgctaaaaacgtcctgtgaaacttcacttattttttatcactttccaattcaatacacagtttctgcatttttgactatatgtaagagaaatttccattcagccaaaggtgtacttacagattatagattcctatacgactctcagtaaaaatttatccgcactccagatagttaaaacttctgtcgaccgtattgatccatctgcactcttcgtatgacgtcaatatctgttcagtgctgctgcgcaggtttctttgtgttacgtcaattcgtttgtgaccgttgcgcgagtaatggcgctttgcaatggtgatttgcaggaaaacagtgcaggatgctgtgattcgtttcttgtggtcggaggttatgtttgatgcctatatttatcaaagatttaatgcacattatggagaaagtgttttgtcacgaagtgtgtttgaatgggcacaaaagttcaaagaagatcgcacgagtgttatgaaaaaacagctggacgcccgtccacatccacgatgacaacattgaacgtgctcatgaacttatgctctatggaatagacgagtgacactggataatgtggcaaatcatttgcaaatcagccacggctctgcttatgcaatagtgcacgacagatttggattttaaaaagtttgtgcgagatggatgccgaaaaagctgatgaaaaggtgaagaccacgatgcattcgtggttcgcagctcagcccaaaacattttttaatgagaaaatacaaaggtccttcggcaaatggacaaagtgtatacagaaatcgagtgattatgtcaaaaaatgatgtatgtcttttttgacaattgcttaaaataaattctacaccgacagagcgggtaactttttactcaccctcgtaagacacttaaatttccaatctattatgatgaataaaagagcttatactattaaatctaattgtattttgttgcatgagagtacacgtgtatgtgatgtacattacctttatatccccttgaacgcttcaatattgcgcatatatactatattttgtacagcttctataaaatttcgtatgtttgtttaggctgt from Bombus huntii isolate Logan2020A unplaced genomic scaffold, iyBomHunt1.1 ctg00000108.1, whole genome shotgun sequence encodes the following:
- the LOC126876961 gene encoding venom serine protease Bi-VSP-like, with the translated sequence MWRDPNVVGVAFQKKRKKSKGVQNFSRSRTVNTCGAWPWIAALGFRNPRNPDKPLWKCGGSLISARHVLTAAHCAHMDGIENIHNHNIAILRLVEEVPFSRYVYPICTKEPLRKSNFVGYNPLVAGWGALRYRRPRRNALMEVQMPVIKNAECKIAYSKFPNAPDITDGIICAEHAQGGEDSCTADRGGPLLIQHELTSYLIDYRFLYDSQ